In the Longimicrobiales bacterium genome, one interval contains:
- a CDS encoding glycoside hydrolase family 3 N-terminal domain-containing protein yields MVATNPVRALALTVVLVVAGCSGQTGTVVPKPFGRINDLDDDAQEWVDETLASLSLEELVGQLVIEWIPGGYVSPSSPDFEPLETWVVTDKIGGVSPSIGTPHAYVAKLNALQERAEIPLLITADFENGGPGMRINGSYALPSMLPQGGGTSFPPTMAFGAVNDERFAFEYGRITAVEARATGVHLLFSPVLDVNNNPDNPVIASRSYGADPQLVARMGAAFIRGAKEGGAFTTGKHFPGHGDTSVDSHVDLPVIPADRARLDAVELVPFDHAIQAGVDAIMTAHVALPEILGVDGPPATLSPDIMTGLLRADLAFDGVLFTDAMTMGAITDAYGIGEASVRAVEAGSDVILSPKDVSAAINAVVAAVNAGRINRRRLENSARRLLEMKAKLGLHRNRFVSLDAVDDVVGSGAHLAFADTAAARSMTLVQDDAGLVPMRAEDPVRTVHVRYAPSTWLWANRAFAAGLLSRVPSAREVRIDERSDEAAYEAAAAAVEGADRVIVSVYLHTRAGSGADALPERFSRLVNSSARQRPTVLLSFASPYLVRALPDVSSYMVAWGDREVSQRAAVAALFGEEAITGRLPIQIPPLFDLGHGLNRDKVTTRVVTRVVDDPLVAAGIVARTGEGGISGQDQTVADPASVGMSSEGLARVDSIIRAGLDDSAFSGATVAIGRHGRLVKLDAYGELAYGSGRPTTTTSIWDMASVSKVVGTTTAAMMLVGDGALDLDAPVVQYLPWWSRGDERKNQITVRQLLIHRTGLPPFRRWFFDHEGLEAYKNAAADEPLDMDPGLETIYSDIGIMTLAWVIEEVSGQTLDALLQERLWDPLGMAETRYRPDASLKPRIAATEVDTLWRDELVWGRVHDENADAMGGVAGHAGLFSTAVDLSVFAQMMLNGGESPACQPGDDAGVPCPLGRGIAQQIVDPGVLSMFTTRFDETSTRGLGWDTPGERSSGGDYVTSSAFGHTGYTGTSIWMDPELDVWVILLTNRVHPSRENSKHVPLRRAVADAALLAITDQPVRKRTP; encoded by the coding sequence GTGGTCGCAACTAACCCGGTGCGTGCCCTCGCGCTCACAGTCGTTTTGGTTGTCGCCGGGTGCTCCGGTCAGACGGGTACGGTCGTGCCGAAGCCCTTTGGTCGTATCAATGACTTGGACGACGACGCCCAGGAGTGGGTCGACGAGACCCTCGCGAGCCTCTCGTTGGAGGAACTCGTCGGGCAGCTCGTGATCGAGTGGATTCCCGGCGGCTACGTGTCGCCGAGCAGCCCGGACTTCGAACCCCTCGAGACATGGGTGGTCACGGACAAGATCGGCGGCGTGTCGCCTTCCATTGGAACACCCCACGCTTACGTCGCGAAGCTCAACGCCCTCCAGGAGCGGGCCGAGATCCCCCTGTTGATTACGGCGGACTTCGAGAACGGTGGGCCGGGGATGCGCATCAACGGGTCCTATGCCCTCCCATCCATGCTGCCGCAGGGCGGAGGGACGTCGTTTCCGCCGACTATGGCCTTTGGGGCGGTCAACGACGAGCGCTTCGCCTTCGAGTACGGCCGCATTACAGCCGTCGAGGCTCGGGCGACCGGCGTCCACCTGCTGTTCTCTCCGGTCTTGGACGTGAACAACAACCCCGACAATCCGGTCATCGCGAGTCGCTCGTACGGGGCCGATCCCCAGCTCGTGGCACGTATGGGTGCTGCGTTCATCCGGGGAGCGAAGGAGGGAGGGGCCTTCACGACGGGGAAACACTTCCCTGGGCATGGCGACACCTCGGTCGACTCACACGTCGATCTGCCAGTCATCCCGGCTGACCGGGCACGCCTGGATGCGGTCGAGCTCGTTCCCTTCGATCATGCGATCCAAGCGGGTGTGGACGCGATTATGACGGCACACGTGGCGCTGCCTGAGATCCTCGGGGTCGACGGTCCTCCGGCCACGCTTTCGCCTGACATCATGACGGGATTGCTGCGGGCGGATCTGGCGTTCGATGGCGTCTTGTTCACGGACGCCATGACCATGGGTGCGATCACGGATGCGTATGGCATCGGTGAGGCATCGGTCCGCGCTGTTGAAGCCGGCTCGGATGTCATTCTGTCGCCCAAGGATGTGTCAGCCGCGATCAACGCCGTGGTGGCGGCGGTCAATGCGGGTCGTATCAACCGCCGTCGACTCGAGAACTCGGCACGCCGGCTTCTCGAGATGAAGGCCAAACTCGGGCTGCATCGGAATCGCTTCGTGTCGTTGGATGCCGTAGACGATGTCGTGGGCTCGGGTGCACACCTCGCCTTCGCCGACACCGCTGCTGCGCGCTCCATGACGTTGGTACAGGATGACGCGGGCCTCGTGCCGATGCGAGCTGAAGACCCCGTCCGTACGGTCCATGTGCGGTACGCTCCGTCGACCTGGCTGTGGGCCAACCGCGCATTTGCGGCTGGGTTGCTCTCTCGGGTTCCGAGCGCTCGTGAGGTCCGCATCGACGAGCGCAGCGATGAGGCCGCTTACGAGGCGGCCGCGGCTGCGGTGGAAGGTGCCGACCGCGTGATCGTCAGCGTTTATCTCCACACACGAGCCGGCTCCGGAGCGGATGCGCTCCCAGAGCGCTTTAGCAGATTGGTGAACTCCAGCGCACGGCAGAGACCCACCGTCCTGTTGTCGTTCGCTAGCCCGTATTTGGTTCGCGCGCTTCCCGACGTGTCCAGCTACATGGTAGCCTGGGGCGACCGGGAAGTATCCCAACGCGCAGCGGTTGCGGCGCTCTTTGGTGAGGAGGCCATCACCGGTCGCCTGCCGATCCAGATCCCTCCGCTCTTCGATCTGGGTCACGGGTTGAATCGAGACAAGGTGACGACCCGGGTCGTGACTCGCGTGGTGGATGACCCGCTTGTTGCGGCGGGAATCGTTGCACGCACGGGTGAAGGTGGGATCTCCGGCCAAGATCAGACGGTAGCCGATCCGGCTTCCGTCGGGATGTCTTCCGAAGGACTCGCGAGAGTCGATTCCATCATCAGGGCCGGACTCGACGACTCTGCCTTCTCTGGCGCGACTGTGGCGATCGGCCGGCACGGACGACTCGTGAAGCTCGACGCGTACGGCGAACTCGCATACGGGAGTGGGCGTCCGACCACCACAACCTCGATCTGGGACATGGCGTCTGTCTCGAAGGTTGTGGGGACGACGACTGCAGCCATGATGCTCGTTGGTGACGGGGCCCTCGATCTCGATGCGCCCGTGGTTCAGTATCTGCCATGGTGGTCCAGAGGGGACGAACGAAAGAACCAGATCACCGTGCGGCAACTGCTGATTCACCGGACGGGCCTGCCGCCTTTCCGTCGGTGGTTCTTCGACCACGAAGGACTCGAGGCCTACAAGAACGCAGCAGCGGACGAGCCGCTCGACATGGATCCGGGTCTCGAGACCATCTACTCGGATATCGGCATCATGACGTTGGCGTGGGTCATCGAAGAAGTATCGGGCCAGACGCTCGATGCGCTCCTCCAAGAGCGACTGTGGGATCCGCTGGGAATGGCCGAAACTCGATACCGGCCGGACGCTTCCTTGAAGCCGCGTATCGCCGCGACCGAGGTAGACACGCTCTGGCGTGACGAGCTCGTGTGGGGCCGAGTACACGACGAGAATGCGGACGCTATGGGTGGTGTGGCTGGCCATGCCGGGCTGTTCAGCACTGCCGTGGACCTGTCCGTCTTCGCCCAGATGATGCTCAACGGCGGAGAGTCACCAGCCTGTCAGCCCGGTGATGATGCCGGAGTGCCGTGCCCACTAGGCCGAGGGATCGCTCAGCAGATCGTCGATCCAGGGGTGCTTTCGATGTTCACCACCCGGTTCGACGAGACGTCCACCCGAGGATTGGGCTGGGACACACCCGGCGAGCGATCGTCTGGGGGTGACTACGTGACCTCGAGTGCGTTCGGTCACACCGGGTATACCGGGACGTCCATCTGGATGGATCCCGAACTGGACGTGTGGGTGATCCTGCTCACCAACCGGGTCCACCCGAGCCGTGAGAATTCGAAACATGTACCGCTGAGGCGCGCTGTCGCAGACGCGGCTCTGCTCGCTATCACTGACCAGCCTGTGAGAAAGCGTACTCCGTGA
- a CDS encoding sodium:solute symporter, with amino-acid sequence MTGFTTLDFFVLIVYLLATTAWGAWLGRGQSGGTDYFLGSRSLPWVAVMLSVVATETSTLTFLSVPGVSYAGSLVFLQLTLGYLAGRVAVSALFLPAYYRGELSTAYALLEDRFGLGARRFTSAIFMVTRLLADSVRLFATAIPLALITGWPYPVSIAVIGVLTVIYTYFGGIKAVVWVDAVQMGLYLLGALVTLVAIQALVPGGWGSALADADLAGKLQVIDFSWTLTTAYTIWAGVLGGAVFTMASHGTDQLIVQRLLTCRDQRSAQKALIGSGVVVIFQFLLFLMVGIGLWAFYEGAAFDSTDEIFATFIVQQLPPGLTGLLIAGVFAAAMSSLSSSINSLASATAYDYWAPLAGARDDEARILKAGKIFTLVWAALLIGGATLFIPLSQGTSAVEVALGVAALVYGGLLGVFALGVLTTKPGQTAAIIGVAVGIGSVTLLRGAMAWPWYVPTGATITLIVGWLAGFAFPKRSV; translated from the coding sequence ATGACCGGCTTCACCACACTCGATTTCTTCGTCCTAATCGTCTACCTGCTCGCTACCACCGCTTGGGGTGCATGGCTCGGGCGCGGCCAATCCGGCGGAACCGACTACTTCCTAGGGAGCCGGTCGCTCCCGTGGGTCGCAGTCATGCTTTCCGTGGTGGCCACGGAAACGAGTACGCTGACGTTCTTGAGTGTGCCGGGTGTGTCGTATGCCGGGAGTCTTGTCTTTCTGCAACTGACGCTCGGGTACCTGGCGGGTCGTGTCGCGGTATCCGCACTTTTTCTGCCCGCCTACTACCGGGGGGAACTCTCGACGGCTTACGCCCTCTTGGAAGATCGGTTCGGACTCGGGGCACGGCGCTTCACCTCGGCCATCTTTATGGTCACGCGGTTACTGGCCGATTCGGTGCGGTTGTTCGCCACGGCGATCCCGCTCGCACTGATCACAGGCTGGCCGTATCCGGTGTCGATTGCTGTGATCGGAGTGTTGACGGTGATTTACACGTACTTCGGGGGCATCAAGGCGGTGGTTTGGGTCGATGCCGTACAGATGGGATTGTACCTGCTTGGTGCACTAGTCACGCTCGTCGCCATTCAGGCGCTCGTGCCTGGCGGATGGGGTAGCGCATTAGCCGATGCCGATCTGGCGGGCAAGCTCCAGGTGATCGACTTCTCCTGGACCCTCACAACTGCATATACGATCTGGGCGGGTGTTCTTGGAGGCGCGGTGTTCACGATGGCCTCGCACGGAACCGATCAACTCATTGTCCAACGTCTGCTCACTTGCAGAGACCAGCGATCGGCCCAGAAGGCACTCATCGGTAGCGGAGTGGTGGTGATCTTCCAGTTCCTGCTCTTCTTGATGGTGGGAATCGGCCTGTGGGCCTTCTACGAGGGTGCCGCGTTCGATTCCACGGACGAGATCTTCGCGACGTTCATCGTCCAGCAGCTTCCGCCGGGACTGACTGGACTCCTGATCGCCGGGGTTTTCGCGGCGGCTATGTCGTCCCTGTCGTCATCTATCAATTCTCTCGCGTCCGCGACGGCCTACGACTACTGGGCTCCGCTGGCTGGAGCTCGCGACGACGAGGCTCGGATTCTCAAGGCTGGGAAGATCTTCACGCTGGTGTGGGCGGCGCTTCTGATTGGAGGTGCGACGCTGTTTATCCCGCTGTCCCAGGGCACCTCAGCTGTTGAGGTGGCTTTAGGAGTCGCCGCGCTCGTCTACGGTGGCCTGTTAGGAGTCTTCGCCCTGGGTGTCCTTACCACCAAGCCAGGGCAGACAGCGGCGATCATTGGGGTCGCGGTCGGGATCGGGTCGGTGACGCTTCTTCGAGGCGCGATGGCGTGGCCGTGGTACGTACCCACCGGTGCTACGATCACCCTGATCGTCGGGTGGCTCGCGGGCTTCGCGTTTCCCAAACGGTCTGTGTGA
- a CDS encoding DUF1343 domain-containing protein has translation MKKTNRGRAQRRVWDGREGTGYPKTSQSCFTFLLCLTLGACGVPGGDAAESTGQDAAIGVRSGIEVLISDSLHLVRGKRVGLLTNHTGVYFRDFEQEAGAPREFGSMIDALHESPDMDLVALYGPEHGIRGEERAGAHIESGVDDKTGLTIHSLYGQTRRPTPEMLEGVDVLVFDMQDIGARYYTYVSTMAYAMEAAGENGVPFVVLDRPNPIRGDAVQGNVLDPEYSTFVGLYPVPMRHGMTAGELARMFVGEFGIDVDLTVVPMEGWRRSMTFEETGLPWVAPSPNIPTQESALAYPGTCLFEGTPLSVGRGTERAFQWIGAPWLDGPALAEALNGYNLEGVSFEAVTFTPSNAGDRKFEGQEVSGVRLVPSATNYDASKAAVAMLIEARAMSGDDWSWSVGHFDRLAGTDQLRIGLDAEESFTALVSTWDAQTSAFEVLRAPYLIYN, from the coding sequence ATGAAAAAGACAAATCGTGGGCGCGCGCAGCGCCGAGTCTGGGACGGTCGAGAAGGTACCGGCTACCCGAAAACGTCACAATCCTGCTTCACTTTCCTGCTGTGTCTTACCCTAGGAGCGTGCGGCGTTCCGGGTGGAGACGCCGCGGAAAGCACAGGACAGGACGCTGCCATTGGTGTCCGCTCCGGCATCGAGGTCCTGATCAGCGATTCGTTGCATCTCGTCCGTGGGAAACGGGTCGGGCTGCTCACGAATCATACGGGCGTCTATTTTCGAGACTTCGAGCAGGAAGCTGGAGCCCCGCGGGAGTTCGGAAGCATGATCGACGCACTCCACGAGTCACCAGATATGGATCTCGTGGCCCTCTACGGTCCGGAGCACGGCATCCGCGGTGAGGAACGAGCGGGAGCTCACATCGAGAGCGGGGTCGACGACAAGACCGGACTCACGATCCACTCACTGTATGGACAGACACGCCGTCCCACGCCTGAGATGCTGGAAGGTGTGGACGTTCTGGTCTTCGACATGCAGGACATCGGCGCTCGATACTACACCTACGTCTCCACCATGGCCTACGCGATGGAAGCGGCTGGTGAGAACGGTGTCCCTTTTGTGGTTCTCGACCGCCCGAACCCCATCCGAGGGGACGCGGTGCAGGGCAATGTGCTGGATCCGGAATACTCGACGTTCGTCGGGCTGTACCCCGTCCCAATGAGACACGGCATGACCGCGGGTGAACTCGCTCGCATGTTCGTCGGCGAATTCGGCATCGACGTGGATCTCACGGTCGTGCCCATGGAGGGCTGGCGGCGCTCCATGACCTTCGAAGAGACTGGACTGCCTTGGGTGGCCCCGTCCCCGAACATCCCGACCCAAGAAAGCGCGCTGGCCTATCCGGGCACGTGTCTCTTTGAAGGCACGCCTCTGTCGGTCGGGCGCGGAACCGAGCGAGCCTTTCAATGGATCGGCGCACCGTGGCTGGACGGCCCCGCCCTCGCTGAGGCCCTGAACGGGTATAACCTGGAAGGGGTCAGCTTCGAGGCAGTCACATTTACGCCCTCCAACGCCGGCGACAGGAAGTTCGAAGGCCAGGAAGTGTCGGGCGTCCGCTTGGTCCCATCCGCAACGAACTACGATGCCTCGAAGGCTGCGGTCGCCATGCTGATCGAGGCACGAGCGATGTCCGGCGACGATTGGTCGTGGAGCGTGGGACACTTCGACCGGCTTGCTGGAACAGATCAGTTGCGGATTGGGCTGGACGCTGAAGAGAGCTTCACCGCATTGGTCTCCACGTGGGACGCTCAGACGTCCGCATTCGAAGTATTGCGTGCCCCCTACCTGATCTACAATTGA
- a CDS encoding BadF/BadG/BcrA/BcrD ATPase family protein, which produces MRIVVGVDGGGTSTRAVVLDETGHEMARAEGPGAVATLDDPGAVSAAVVSVVARALEDADVTLPVDVLWAGLSGAGRDDVQAAVRASLMEASLAERVFVGTDVEAAFSDAFPLAEPGILLIAGTGSILWARSPGAHMIRVGGWGQDMGDEGSGYWIGREALRSVAAAADGRGPETELTGKALVHSSGQEPGDLIAWAASASKSDIAALAPAVTEVADAGDGVAERILSEAVEELVGHITVGVERSGPWQSRPTLCVWGGLVWKGGPLHRRLNGAVQQLAVDLASRELDPPAGAARMALSELGDQP; this is translated from the coding sequence ATGCGGATCGTGGTGGGCGTGGATGGTGGGGGCACCAGCACGCGCGCTGTGGTTCTGGACGAGACGGGCCATGAGATGGCTCGAGCAGAAGGTCCGGGTGCCGTTGCGACCCTGGACGATCCGGGAGCGGTGTCCGCTGCAGTGGTATCCGTAGTGGCTCGGGCACTCGAAGATGCGGATGTCACCCTTCCGGTCGACGTGCTCTGGGCTGGACTCTCCGGTGCGGGCCGAGATGACGTCCAGGCTGCTGTGCGAGCGTCTCTGATGGAGGCCAGTCTCGCCGAGCGAGTCTTTGTCGGCACAGATGTGGAAGCGGCCTTCTCGGACGCGTTCCCGCTCGCCGAGCCAGGCATCCTGCTTATCGCAGGGACCGGCTCCATTCTGTGGGCGAGAAGCCCAGGCGCGCACATGATTCGTGTCGGCGGGTGGGGGCAAGACATGGGCGACGAAGGCAGCGGCTATTGGATTGGTCGTGAAGCTCTGCGGAGCGTGGCTGCCGCCGCGGATGGGCGCGGGCCTGAAACAGAGCTGACCGGGAAGGCTCTTGTGCACTCCAGCGGGCAGGAACCCGGCGACCTGATCGCGTGGGCGGCGTCGGCTTCGAAGTCAGACATTGCCGCACTGGCCCCCGCTGTCACGGAAGTCGCTGACGCCGGGGATGGGGTAGCCGAGCGAATTCTCTCGGAGGCTGTTGAAGAGTTGGTCGGCCACATTACCGTGGGCGTCGAGAGATCAGGCCCGTGGCAGAGTCGACCCACGCTTTGTGTCTGGGGTGGACTCGTGTGGAAAGGAGGACCGCTCCACAGACGCCTCAATGGCGCCGTCCAACAGCTGGCTGTGGATTTGGCGAGCCGCGAACTCGATCCGCCTGCAGGGGCGGCTCGCATGGCGCTCTCCGAACTCGGTGACCAGCCCTAG
- a CDS encoding PIG-L family deacetylase, translating into MTFLDWAIIALCFAFAGAIGVAMSRRAGSSLSEHFLGGRSLPWWLDVISMGGMLRKLAENENRVTVAYQTSGNIAVFDHEVRRYLDFSQRASKAVGLGEPGVVNELSDGIHQNLAGKDPADVDIDDVQALKRIIRETEAIAGLEASGLSASSGRFLNLPFYQTGKVKKDPISSADVDIVLELLNEKRPSIIFAAGDLSDPHGTHRMCLEAVEAALALFEGDPPELWLYRGAWQEWNVNEATVLVPLSEEELRKKIQAIFKHESQKDSAPFPGPDPREFWQRVVDRNRGTAELLRALGLPAYYAMEAYVALRDGVPTETPQVATASLGEGAS; encoded by the coding sequence GTGACGTTCCTCGATTGGGCCATAATCGCCCTCTGCTTCGCGTTCGCCGGCGCCATTGGGGTCGCGATGTCGCGGCGAGCAGGGTCCTCGCTGAGTGAGCACTTCCTAGGCGGTCGCTCACTTCCGTGGTGGCTCGACGTTATCTCGATGGGAGGCATGCTCCGGAAGCTCGCAGAGAACGAAAACCGGGTCACCGTGGCCTATCAGACCTCCGGTAACATTGCGGTGTTCGACCACGAGGTCCGGCGCTACCTCGATTTCTCGCAAAGAGCGTCTAAAGCCGTCGGCCTCGGTGAACCGGGCGTTGTGAACGAGCTGTCCGACGGCATTCACCAGAACCTCGCCGGGAAAGACCCGGCGGATGTCGACATCGATGACGTCCAGGCCCTGAAGCGGATCATTCGGGAAACCGAGGCCATCGCAGGTCTGGAAGCATCTGGGCTGTCGGCCTCGAGTGGGCGGTTCTTGAACCTTCCGTTCTATCAGACGGGGAAGGTGAAGAAGGACCCCATCTCTTCCGCCGACGTGGACATTGTCCTCGAACTTCTGAATGAGAAGCGTCCCTCCATCATCTTCGCTGCGGGAGACCTGTCCGATCCCCACGGGACCCATCGCATGTGTCTCGAAGCGGTTGAGGCGGCGCTCGCCCTGTTCGAAGGCGATCCGCCCGAACTCTGGCTTTATCGTGGGGCCTGGCAAGAGTGGAACGTCAATGAAGCGACTGTGCTGGTTCCGCTCTCTGAAGAGGAGCTTAGAAAGAAGATCCAGGCGATCTTCAAGCACGAATCGCAAAAGGACTCGGCTCCGTTCCCGGGGCCCGATCCGAGAGAGTTTTGGCAGCGGGTTGTGGATCGTAACCGCGGGACAGCGGAGCTCCTGAGGGCGCTTGGACTTCCCGCGTACTATGCGATGGAAGCCTACGTCGCCCTGCGCGACGGTGTCCCCACTGAGACCCCGCAGGTTGCTACGGCTTCACTAGGCGAGGGTGCATCATGA
- a CDS encoding Hsp20/alpha crystallin family protein: MAITQYTLRNARPSARRSIEEASNRLSPFFEETPADRSGFVPPVNIAEGKNELSLTIELPGVNESDLSIDLENSVLTVSGEKVEIRTEGEEEIRHHVRERRYGAFKRRFQLPRSVQTEGIGAHFENGLLTVTLPKSEEAQGRKIEIAKN, encoded by the coding sequence GTGGCCATCACCCAATACACCCTCCGGAACGCTCGTCCTTCTGCCCGACGTAGCATCGAAGAGGCATCGAATCGCCTGTCGCCTTTCTTTGAGGAAACACCCGCGGACCGGTCGGGCTTCGTCCCACCGGTCAACATCGCGGAGGGTAAGAATGAGCTGTCCCTTACCATCGAGTTGCCCGGAGTAAATGAGTCCGACCTGTCCATCGATCTCGAAAACAGCGTTCTCACGGTTTCTGGAGAAAAGGTCGAGATCAGGACCGAGGGCGAGGAGGAAATTCGCCATCACGTGCGCGAACGCCGGTATGGTGCATTCAAGCGCCGCTTCCAGCTTCCGCGGTCCGTTCAGACCGAGGGAATTGGCGCGCACTTCGAGAACGGTCTCCTCACCGTGACGCTCCCTAAGTCCGAGGAAGCTCAGGGCCGGAAGATCGAGATCGCGAAGAACTAG
- a CDS encoding glycoside hydrolase family 3 N-terminal domain-containing protein: MIHPEPLARDLDTGAAWVERTLREMTVREKAGQLIMPWVLGDFAPEGSSSHDRVLDYIEEEGIGGVIMSVGSPTEVAAKLNDFQVHSKYPLLVGADLETGAGFRMRGAVQMPGTIELGGATDFPSLMALGAAGDTELAYVMGRVTAVEARAVGIHVPFAPVLDVNNNPDNPVINVRSFGEDPAQVAALGAAFVRGVQENGGIATGKHFPGHGDTDVDSHMALPLITHDRARMDSVELFPFQAAIDAGMGAVMTAHISVPSLNNGLRDPATLSAAILTDLLREDMHFDGLLFTDAMDMSAIARQHSAEEAAVRAFEAGADVILMPPSPKRAVDGIVAAVESGRISEARLDDSVRRLLETKAGMGLHEERTVPIEGVFESVGIPEHVEAAGRVAEASITVLKNGGNLLPLRGTRTARVMSVSYRRESDVLAGRYFNRRLRSTYPRLTNASITRDSNVGVYEGLMRQARQQALVVVSTYVTAVSYQGSMALPEELIGFIEDLDEAGIPHVVVSFGNPYLVTTFPDVRAYMLAWSGSEASQRAAAGALFGEFDIEGRIPTRIPPLYEIGDGLTIPSKENTSGRN; this comes from the coding sequence ATGATCCATCCGGAGCCTCTGGCTCGAGATCTGGATACCGGAGCCGCTTGGGTAGAGCGCACGCTTAGGGAGATGACCGTCCGCGAGAAGGCTGGGCAGTTGATCATGCCGTGGGTGCTCGGCGACTTCGCTCCGGAGGGCTCTTCTAGCCACGACCGGGTGCTCGACTACATCGAGGAAGAAGGGATCGGGGGTGTGATCATGTCCGTCGGCTCGCCCACCGAGGTGGCCGCGAAGCTGAACGATTTCCAGGTGCACTCGAAATACCCACTCCTCGTAGGGGCCGACCTCGAGACGGGTGCGGGCTTCCGCATGCGAGGGGCCGTGCAGATGCCGGGGACGATCGAACTCGGTGGGGCCACCGACTTTCCTTCCCTCATGGCGCTGGGCGCAGCGGGAGATACCGAGCTTGCCTACGTCATGGGCCGTGTGACGGCGGTGGAAGCACGAGCAGTGGGCATCCACGTGCCGTTCGCTCCCGTTCTGGACGTCAACAACAACCCAGACAACCCCGTGATAAACGTCCGCTCGTTTGGAGAGGATCCAGCACAGGTTGCCGCACTCGGTGCAGCGTTCGTGCGCGGAGTGCAGGAGAACGGAGGCATCGCTACAGGGAAGCACTTTCCCGGACACGGTGACACAGATGTGGATTCCCACATGGCCCTCCCCCTGATCACTCACGATCGCGCTCGAATGGATTCGGTCGAGTTATTCCCGTTCCAAGCTGCGATCGATGCGGGTATGGGTGCGGTGATGACCGCTCACATCTCGGTGCCCTCGCTGAACAATGGCCTCAGGGATCCGGCGACGTTGTCTGCCGCAATTCTCACCGATTTGTTGCGGGAAGACATGCACTTCGACGGCCTCCTTTTCACAGATGCCATGGACATGAGTGCCATCGCGCGTCAGCACAGTGCTGAAGAAGCCGCTGTGCGAGCCTTTGAGGCCGGGGCCGACGTCATCCTTATGCCGCCCTCGCCAAAGCGTGCGGTGGACGGGATCGTGGCAGCTGTCGAGTCGGGGCGCATTTCCGAGGCCCGTCTGGACGATTCCGTGCGGAGACTGCTCGAGACCAAGGCCGGAATGGGACTTCACGAGGAGCGCACGGTGCCCATTGAGGGTGTCTTCGAAAGTGTCGGCATACCGGAGCATGTCGAAGCAGCCGGAAGAGTCGCTGAGGCGTCCATCACGGTTCTCAAGAACGGCGGGAATCTACTTCCGCTTCGGGGAACCCGAACGGCGCGGGTGATGTCCGTTTCCTACCGACGCGAGTCGGACGTATTGGCGGGCCGCTACTTCAACCGACGGTTGCGTTCGACTTATCCTCGGCTGACGAACGCGAGCATCACCCGAGACTCGAACGTTGGGGTGTACGAAGGCCTCATGCGCCAGGCTCGCCAGCAGGCACTAGTGGTCGTCAGCACCTATGTGACTGCTGTCTCTTATCAGGGCTCGATGGCGCTCCCTGAAGAATTGATTGGCTTTATCGAGGACCTCGACGAAGCGGGAATCCCTCATGTGGTGGTCTCGTTCGGTAACCCTTACCTCGTCACCACCTTCCCGGACGTCCGCGCGTATATGCTTGCCTGGAGTGGGTCCGAGGCCAGCCAAAGGGCCGCTGCGGGTGCACTATTTGGTGAATTCGATATTGAAGGTCGAATACCGACGCGTATCCCACCGCTCTACGAGATCGGAGATGGATTGACGATTCCGAGCAAGGAAAACACCAGTGGTCGCAACTAA